GGGAACGCTTAACAGGGAACAGAACGTCGTAAAATCTCATTTTTGCAAGAGGTCTATTATTGACAATACCATTTATCTCGTTTCCATGCTATGGATGGAAACGAGATAAATTTTGTAAAGATACAAGATACAGAATTAGATAAACACATCCTGGATTATGATTACAATTCCTGGCATTGAAGTTAGTACGCATATCTACGAAAGTGCTAATACCCTGGTTTATCGAGGTATCCGAACTCAGGATAAAAAACCTGTTATTCTCAAGGTTTTGAACAAGAAATATCCCACTCCTGAGGAACTGGCTAGGTACAAACAGGAATTTGAAATAATTAGTTCGTTAAATATATTTGGAGTGATAAATGCGTACACGTTAGTTAAATATCAGAGGACTTTAGTTATTATTTTGGAGGATTTTGGTGGCGAATCTTTAAGATCTTTCATTCAGACTAGAAAATTAACACTAGCAGAATTCATTTTAATAGGCATACAGAGTGTTGATAGTTTAGCTAGAATACACTCGGCTAACATTATCCACAAAGATATTAATCCTTCCAATATCGTTTATAACTCAGAAAACGGGGAACTCAAACTTATTGACTTTGGTATTTCGACAGTTTTTTATCAAAAAAGTTTCATAACTAAAAATGTCGATACTTTAGAAGGTACCCCAGCCTATACTTCGCCAGAGTTAACTGGTAGAATGAATCGTTCATTCGATTACCGTGCTGATTTTTACTCTTTAGGAGTAACCTTTTATGAACTGCTAACCAGTCAATTGCCTTTTGAAACAACTGATTTGATGGAGTTAGTACATTGTCATATTGCTAAACAACCTGTACCTCCTCATGAAGTCAATCCAGAGATTCCCCTGGTTATTTCCAATCTTGTGATGAAATTGTTGGCGAAAAATGCTGATGATAGATACCAAAGTGCCTGGGGAATCAAAGCAGATTTAGAAGAAAGTTTATTCCAACTCGTGACAAACGGTAAAATTTCAAATTTACCCATCGCTTGCCAAGATGTTTCTCAGAAATTTCAAATTATCCAAAAACTATATCACAGAGAACGAGAAATTGAAACTCTACTCACAGCATTTGGGAGAGTGAGTGATAGAAATCATGATACACCTCCTAGAAGTGAAATGATGTTGATATCTGGATATTCAGGAGTTGGAAAATCAGCTTTGGTTCAAGAATTTTATAAATTATTGACTCAACAGCAAGGTTATTTCATTTCTGGTAAGTTTGATGAATTCTCTCGCAATATTCCTTATTCAGGATTGATTCAAGCCTTTCAGCAATTAATCAAACAACTGTTAACCGAAAGTGAATCACAGATTAATTTATGGAGAAAAAAATTATTAGAAGCATTTGGCTCTAATGGTCAAATGCTTATTGATGTCATCCCGGAAGTAGAATTAATTGTTGGTAAGCAATCATCACTTCCTGTATTGTCATCGACAGAATTTCAAAATCGCTTTCATCTAATCTTTAAACATTTTATTCAAGTTTTTACCCAACCAGAACATCCACTAGTCATATTTATAGATGATTTACAGTGGGTAGATAATGCTTCAATGCAATTGATACAACTGCTGATGACAGCAGAAAATAGTCAATATTTGTTTTTGATTGGTGCGTACCGTGATAATGAAGTGGATGGGAAACATCTATTGAAGCTAACATTAGATAAAATCCAAAAATCTGGGACGATTGTCAATTATCTTCACCTTGAGCCTTTGGATTTACAAAATGTTAATCAGTTAATCGTAGATACCTTCAATTGTTCTTTTGATAAAGGAAAATGTCTAGCAGAATTACTTGTTCGTAAAACGAATGGCAATCCTTTCTTTGTCAACCAGTTTTTGCAATCATTATATCAAGAAAGATTAGTAGACTTTGATTTATCTCCTGTTACCTATGAGAGAAGATGGCGATGGAATTTGGAGCAAATTCAAGCGAGAGACTTTACAGATAACGTCGTTGAACTAATGGTGAGCAAGATTCAGAAGTTATCTTCGGATACGCAAGAGGTGTTGAAGCTAGCAGCTTGCATAGGTCATCAGTTTGATATTCAAACAATAGCAAATATTTCTGAAAAATTACCAGAAGAAATATTGAAATCACTGTGTGAACCAATTGAAGAAGGTTTCATCTTACTCTTGAAAGATGCTTACAAGTCGATTGATCCAGATTCGTTACAAGAAACAGACTCTGTCAAGGGTGAATACAAGTTTGCCCATGACAGAATTCAGCAAGCAGCATATTTTTTGATTCCGCAAGAACACAGAAGCGCGGTTCATCAAAAAGTAGGTCAACTGCTGCTGAAAAATACTCCACAAGATAAGCGAGAACGGAAAAATTTTGATATTGTTAACCAATTAAACTTGAGCATTGAATTAATAAATCATCAATCATATCGAGATGAATTAGCTTCGCTTAATTTAATGGCTGCTAAAAGAGCGAAAGGATCAGTCGCGTATGAACCAGCATTGAGATATCTGCAAATTGCCATGGACTTGTTGGCAGAAAATAGCTGGGATAAGCAGTATGATTTAACACTGGCGTTGTATGTGGAAGCAACAGATGCAGCATATCTCAACACTAATTTTGAGGAGATGGAGAGATTGGCTGAGGTGGTACTGTGTAACGCTAAAACTTTGCTGGATACAATAAAAATATATGAAGTGAAAATCCAAGCTTATATGGCACAAAATCAGCCATTGCAGGCTTTAGAAATTGTGCTACCAGTCGTGAAATCTTTGGGAGTGAATTTTCCAGATAAACTGAGTCAATCGAATATTTGGATTGGTTTACTAAAGACAAAGATATCTTTGGTAGGACATCGAATTGAAGACTTGATTGACTTACCAACAATGACTAATTCCTACAAAATGGCAGCAATAGACTTATTATCTCAAGTAAGAGTAGCAGCATATTTGACTTCTCCACCGCTGTATTCTCTTATTGTGTTTGAAGAAATTAATTTATTAATTAAATATGGAAATACTTTTGACTCTGCTTTTGTCTATGCTGCTTACGGGATGATTCTTTGTGGAGTTGTGGGAGATATTGATTCTGGATATAGATTTGGTCAACTCGCTATGAAAACTTTAGATAAATTCAATATGACACGTAAAAAAAATAGAGCTATGCATGTTATTAATAGCTTTATTAAAAATTGGAAAGAACATGGAAACAGAACCTTAGAACCGCTGATAGAAGCCTATAAAAGAGGGAAAGAAAATGGGGATTTTGAATTTTGCGGTTATTCAGCATTTATGTATTCTTTTAATGCATATTGCGTTGGAGAAAATTTGAGAAAACTAGAACAGCAGATATGTTCATATAGTCAGACTATGAATCAGCTAAAACAACAAACGATATTCAATTATTTACAAATCTTACACCGAACTATCTCGCAATTAATGGATGAATCTGAGGATAAGTGTTCTTGTCAATTCCTGGGTGAGTTTTACAACGAAGAGAAAATGCTTCCACTTCATTTAGAAGCGAATGATAAAACCGCAATTTGCAATATCTATTTCCACAAAATGATTCTTTGTTATTTATTTCATAATTACCATGAAGCTGTTAAAAATGCAGAAATCGCTCAAAAGTATTTAGGGAGTGCTACAGCCTCACTCCTTGTTCCTCTATTCTATCTCTATGATTCTTTAGCACGACTCGCCGTTTTCAAGGATGTTGCTGAGTCAAAACAAAAATTTCTTTTAAAACAAGTTACTAATAACCAGAAGAAAATGAAAAAATGGGCAGATCATGCTCCCATGAATTATCTACACAAATTTTATCTAGTGGAGGCTGAACGTGATCGCGTGTTGGGCAAAAATAGAGAGGCTAGGGAATATTATGATCGCGCTATTGCTTTAGCACACGAACATGAATATATCAACGAAGAAGCCCTCGCTTATGAATTAGCAGCAAAGTTTTATATAGATAGAAACCAAGATCATCTTGCTCGTCACTATTTACAAGATGCTCACTACGCCTATCAACTCTGGGGGGCTACAGCCAAAGTAAAAGATTTGGAAGCCGAATACCCACAATTTCTGAGTCAAGCTCATAAAACTGATCTTAAGACGACTTTATCCACATCAACAACGGGGCAAAATATATCCTATGTATTAGATTTACTAAGTGTACTTAAAGGAACACAAACGATTTCTGGCGAAATCATTCTACACAACTTACTCGCAAAGTTGATGAAAATCGTGATTGAGAATGCAGGAGCACAAAAAGGCTTTCTGATTCTGCATTCCCAAACAAAGTCTCTTAACGAGGAGGATAACTGGGTGATCGAAGCTACAGGAAGTGCAGATTCGGATGAAGTTACCATTCTGCAATCAATACCAATAAACTCAGTAAATACCCATAATTTACATCCTTTTTTATCAACCGCCATCATTAACTATGTCGCCCGCACTCGCGAAAATGTGGTCTTAAATGATGCTCTGCATGAAGGACAATTTACCCGCGATCGCTACATTCTCACCGCTCAATCCAAATCCATTCTCTGCACTCCTTTATTGTATAAAGCCAAACTCAGCGGCATTTTATATCTAGAAAATAATCTTACAACAGGTGCATTTACTCCAGAACGTGTTGAAGTGTTAAGAATCCTTTCTGCTCAAGCCGCCATCTCAATTGAAAATTCCCGTCTTTACGAGCAGTTAGAGGATCATAGCCGAACTCTGGAACAAAAAGTGAAACAGAGAACTCAGCAATTACAACAGAAGAATCAGGAATTAGCAAATCTCTTGCAAAAGCTTAAAGCGACTCAATCTCAAATTATCGCACAGGAGAAATTGGCTTCTTTAGGAGCTTTGACAGCAGGTATTGCCCATGAAATCAAGAATCCCTTAAACTTTGTTAACAATTTTGCTGAACTTTCTGTAGAATTAACCCAGGAACTGCTTGAAGAGATTTCAAGTCAAAAAGACCGACTAGATCCAGAATCTAGGGAAAACATAGAAGAAATATTAAATGATTTGAAACAAAATGCTAAAAAAATCAATGAGCATGGCACAAGAGCAGATAATATAGTGCGTGGGATGCTCATGCATTCACGGGGGCAAACTGGCGATCGACAACTGACTGACATCAACGCCTTGCTAGCTGAGGCTATTAGTCTAACTTATCACGGAATGCGTGCCAAAAACCCTTCCTTTAACATGAACATAGAAACTGAATATGATGATAAGCTTGGTAAACTCAATGTTGTGCCGCAGAGCATGAGTCGTGCTTTTATAAATATCATTCATAACGCCTGCTATGCAGCGTGTAAAAAGAAAAAGCGTTTGTATGTGGATGTAGAGCACGAGGCTGAGGGTTTTTCGCCTATCCTTTTTGTCAGGACGAAAGATTTGGGTGAGGAGGTAGAGATACACATCCGAGATAATGGCGAAGGCATTCCTCAGAAAGCGCTAGATAAGATTTTTAATCCTTTTTTCACCACTAAACCACCTGGTGAGGGAACTGGTTTAGGTTTATCTATTACTCATGATATTATTGTCCAGCAGCATCAAGGAAATATCAGGGTGGAAACAGAAATGGGAAGTTATACAAAGTTTATCATCACTTTACCTAAAGTTGTTCCGTAAGAAAACAGATGAAAACATGAAAATAATGGTTGTAGATGATGAACAAGATGTTCAATTTTTATTCGAGCAAAAATTTAGAAGAGAACTAAAAAAAAACCTGATTAGTTTAGACTTTACCCTGTCTGCAGAGGAAGCATTGAAAAAAATACAAAGTCAAACTAAACTAATCGAATGCCTGTCCCTGATATTGGCGGATATCAATATGCCTGGGATGAATGGCTTACAGTTACTCAAAATTATCAAACAAAATTTTCCTAATTTAAAAGTCTTTATTATTACTGCTTATGACGATGAAGATAATTATCTAATAGCTAAAAAATACGGAGCTGATGAATATATTACTAAGCCAATTCAATTTGATAAACTGAAAGAGAAAATCTTTAGTGCATGAAGAGTCCCAATCAGAGAAAAAACTATGCCGCCAAAAATACTGGTTGTGGATGATGAGCCTGACTTAGAAATACTCCTTTGTCAGGCATTTAGAAAAAAAATTCGGCAAAAGCAATTCCAATTAATTTTTGCTCAAAATGGTTTAGAAGCACTAGAAAAGCTGCAAGCGGAACCGGATATAGATATCGTTTTAACTGATGTCTATATGCCAGAAATGGATGGGCTAACTTTGCTTACGAAACTTAATGAGTTATATCCGATCATTAAAGCAGTTATTATTTCTGCTTATGGTGATATAGAAAATATCAGAACGGCTATGAATCGGGGTGCTTTTGATTTCCTAACTAAGCCGATTAATTTTCAAGATTTAGAAATCACAACCAACAAAACTCTGCAGCATGTGCAACGAATAAAAGCAGCGCACGAACAAGAGCGTTTAGCACAGCACGCTCAAGCAGAATTATTAACTCGTTTACAACAAGAGGTGACTGAACGCCAGCGAGCAGAGGAAGCATTGCGCGAAAGTGAGCGAAAATTGACTCAATTTCTGGAAGCTGTCCCAGTAGGAATATTTGTCATTGATGCCAACGGTCAACGCTATTATACCAATAAGAAGGCACAGCAGATACTTGGAAAAAGTATCGTTCCTGAAGTTCAAGTAAGTGAATTTCCTAAGATTTATCAAGCTTATGTAGCGGGGACAAATCAGTTATACCCCTTTGAGGAGCAACCCATTTTACGAGCGTTTAACGGCGAAAGTGTAACCGTTGATGATATAGTGCTTCAGCAAGCTGACAAAATGGTTCCCATAGAGGTGTCAGCAACTCCAATTTATGATGATAAGGGAAAAATTATCTATGCCATAGCCGCCTTTACTGATATTACCCAACGCAAACACGCAGAAGACGAACGGATTCACTTTACCCAAGAATTAGCACACAAAAATACAGCCTTGCACCAGGCAAAAGATGCATTAGCCCAGTCCAACTCTACCTTGGAAGAAAAAGTCGAGGAACGTACTCGCCAACTGTCTCAAACATTAGAAATTCTGAAAGCGACTCAAGCTGAACTGGTTTTTGAAAACGCTTTGCTCAGAAGTGCAGAACAATCCTCAACCTTTGATTATCAAGTTGGCGGTAGTTTACCGATGAATGCTCCTACTTATGTGGTACGAGCCGCAGATCGTCTCCTGTATCAAGCACTCAAGCGCGGAGAGTTTTGTTACATTCTCAATGCACGCCAAATGGGTAAGTCAAGCCTCATGGTATGCATGATGCATCGTCTCCAGCAAGAGGGGTTTACTTGTGCAGCGATTGATATCACTCGCCTTGGTTCTGAAAACGTCACTCCTGCTCAATGGTACAAGGGATTTGCTGTGGAGTTATGGCAAAATTTTAATTTGTTTGGAAAGGTGAATCTGAAAGCGTGGTGGAACGAGCAAAAAGATTTATCGTCTATTCAGTGCTTGAGTCGGTTTATAGAGGAAATCATACTAGCTCAGGTTGAGAGTGAAAAGATATTTATCTTTGTCGATGAAATTGATACTGTTTTGGGATTGAATTTTCCTGTTAATGACTTTTTTGCTTTGATTCGCTTCTGCTTTAATCAACGCGGTATTAATCCAGAGTATCAACGTTTAACTTTTGCTTTATTTGGAGTCGCAACACCTTCTGATTTGATAACTGATCTTCAAAGAACACCCTTCAATATTGGTCAAGCAATTCAACTCAATGGCTTTCAAATCCATGAAGCTCAACCTTTGCTTTATGGATTAACAGAGAAAGTCAGTAATCCACAAATCGTGCTCAAAGAAGTGTTAGCCTGGACAAACGGTCAACCTTTTCTGACTCAAAAGCTTTGTAAATTCATACGCCGTTGTTCATCTCCTATTCCGACAAACGGTGAAGCGCAATGGGTTGAGAATTTAGTGCGAAATTATGTGATCAAGAATTGGGAATCTCAGGATGAACCAGAGCATTTGAGAACCATACGCGATCGGCTTTGCCGCTGCGCAGAGCGCAATCGCATTCTCAACACCAAACTAAAATCATCTCATCTACTAAAACTATATCGACAAATTTTGTCTCAACAAGAAGTCGTCTCTGTTGATAGTCCAGAAGAAAAAGAGTTGCTATTGTCAGGTCTAGTCGTCAAGCAACAGGGTGTTTTAAAAGTGCAGAACCCGATTTATCAATCAATATTTGATCATACTTGGATAAGTGAGCACCTCTAAACAATCAGTTATCAGTTACCAGTTATCAGTTATCAGTTATCAGTTTTTACTGTTCACCCTTCGGGTTCGCCAGTTGCCTGCGGAGGGAAACCCTCCCGCAGCACTGGTCTCACTGTTCACTGTTCACTGTTCCCTATTCCCTCTTAACTTTTGAAAATTTGCCTTTGTGCTTCGTACAACATCAAAGCGGCAGTAATTGCCACGTTTACAGATTCTACCCCTGGACTCAGGGGAATTTTTACTTGTAAATCTGCTACTGCTGTCAATTCTTTTGACAAACCAGCACCTTCATTCCCTAACAAAATTAAACTGGGTTTGCGCCAGTCTACATCCCAATAAGTCAAAGTAGCACTGGGTAAGGTTGCAACAACCTGCATTCCTGCTTCCCTACTTTGCTGGACTGTCGTTTTCAAATCAGGACTCATCGCCATTGCTAGGCGAAACCACTGTCCAGCAGAAGCACGTAATACTTTTGGATTGTCTAAATCCACACTATCTTCACTCAGCCACAACCCAGAAGCCCCAGCAGCTGCTGCAGTCCGAATTATCGTACCCAAGTTGCCTGGATCTTGTACAGTTTCCAACGCTAGCACTATACCAGTAAACGGCACTTCCCCAAAGCGATCGCTTCTTTTTGCCGTCGCAACTACGCCATCTGGTTGTACTGTGGTGGCGATCGCCTTTAAAACCTCTTCACTCACAATTTCTGCTCGTTCGCAAATATCACAAGCTTTTTGCCATAGCACACCATGGCTGTCTTGCCATTCTGGTGTACTGCACACTGCTTCCAATGGGTAATTCGCTGCACAAGCTTCCTCTAACAAGTGCGTCCCTTCTACCAAAAACAACTGCTGCTGGTGTCTTTCTTTTGAGGAGTGGAGTTTGCGAATTTGCTTGACTAGGGAATTTTGTAAACTTGTTAACATTAAAGTTCTGAGTCATGACTGGTAATTAACAGTTATCAGTTACCAGTTATCAGTTATCAGGTAGGAAACGGACTCGTCCACCCCTTGTTCACTGTTCACTGTTCACTGTTCACTGATTTGGTCAAGATAGTCTACCAACAAATAACCTTTTTTACTTGTTACTCAGCACTTCCCTTTCGTATGCGGAACCCGGGACTTGAACCCGGAAGCCTTTCGGCACTAGAACCTGAATCTAGCGCGTCTGCCAATTCCGCCAGTTCCGCAAATTTTATTGTTGATTAACAGTTTTTCATTGTCACTCAATTGTTTAGATCTGTCAAGTCCTAATTTCTTAGATCAGGGGTTTATTGATTTTTAGGTAATTTTTGTTACTATTATCTAGTTTTCGGAAAAGATTGTATGATAAGTTGTTGATTCTTTATCTGCTGTCAAAAAAACATAAATGAAATTTATCAATTTCAGTTGAAAAGTGTAGACAATCAAAAACTATCGTGTAGAATCGAAACCAACTTCAAACTTATAAAATCAACAGTTTTTTTGGAGGGTAAGTTTATTATTCCTTCTGGCGGCTTACCAGATGCCAAATCTTCCTCGACAGCAGACTCCTCAGTCCTGCAAATATGGGGTGGGCATCCTTTGCAAGGTCATGTAAAAATTAGCGGAGCCAAAAATTCAGCACTGGTGATCATGGCTGGAGCGTTGCTCTGTTCAGGCGAGTGTCGGCTTCGTAACGTGCCGTTATTGGCAGACGTAACACGGATAGGTGAGGTTTTATCAGCTTTAGGCGTTGGCTTGAAGCAAACAGGAGACATTTTAGAAGTTGATGCCAGAGAAATCAAAACATCAAAGGCTCCCTATGAACTGGTGACACAGTTGAGAGCAAGTTTCTTTGCTATTGGTCCGATGCTAGCACGACTGGGAGTCGCGCAAATGCCTTTACCGGGGGGCTGTGCTATTGGCACAAGACCTGTGGATCTGCATGTTCGAGGACTGCAAGCAATGGGAGCGGAAGTACAGATTGAGCATGGCATTTGTAATGCCTATGTTCCTGGTACTAGTCGCCGATTGAAGGGAGCAAAGATATATTTGGATATTGCCAGCGTGGGAGCAACAGAAACTCTGATGATGGCGGCGACTCTTGCAGATGGGGAAACCATTATCGAAAATGCTGCACGCGAGCCAGAGGTCGTTGATTTGGCGAACTTCTGTATTGCAATGGGAGCAAATATACACGGAGCAGGAACCAGTAAAATTACGATTGTTGGTGTTCCACAGTTGCATTCAACTGAATATACGATTATTCCTGATCGCATTGAAGCAGGAACGTTTTTGGTGGCTGCAGCAATCACTCGTTCAGAGCTTACCCTCTCGCCTGTGATACCAGAACATTTGACACCAATCATTACCAAGCTGCAAGATATTGGAGTGCGCATTATTGAGGA
This portion of the Brasilonema sennae CENA114 genome encodes:
- a CDS encoding trifunctional serine/threonine-protein kinase/ATP-binding protein/sensor histidine kinase, yielding MITIPGIEVSTHIYESANTLVYRGIRTQDKKPVILKVLNKKYPTPEELARYKQEFEIISSLNIFGVINAYTLVKYQRTLVIILEDFGGESLRSFIQTRKLTLAEFILIGIQSVDSLARIHSANIIHKDINPSNIVYNSENGELKLIDFGISTVFYQKSFITKNVDTLEGTPAYTSPELTGRMNRSFDYRADFYSLGVTFYELLTSQLPFETTDLMELVHCHIAKQPVPPHEVNPEIPLVISNLVMKLLAKNADDRYQSAWGIKADLEESLFQLVTNGKISNLPIACQDVSQKFQIIQKLYHREREIETLLTAFGRVSDRNHDTPPRSEMMLISGYSGVGKSALVQEFYKLLTQQQGYFISGKFDEFSRNIPYSGLIQAFQQLIKQLLTESESQINLWRKKLLEAFGSNGQMLIDVIPEVELIVGKQSSLPVLSSTEFQNRFHLIFKHFIQVFTQPEHPLVIFIDDLQWVDNASMQLIQLLMTAENSQYLFLIGAYRDNEVDGKHLLKLTLDKIQKSGTIVNYLHLEPLDLQNVNQLIVDTFNCSFDKGKCLAELLVRKTNGNPFFVNQFLQSLYQERLVDFDLSPVTYERRWRWNLEQIQARDFTDNVVELMVSKIQKLSSDTQEVLKLAACIGHQFDIQTIANISEKLPEEILKSLCEPIEEGFILLLKDAYKSIDPDSLQETDSVKGEYKFAHDRIQQAAYFLIPQEHRSAVHQKVGQLLLKNTPQDKRERKNFDIVNQLNLSIELINHQSYRDELASLNLMAAKRAKGSVAYEPALRYLQIAMDLLAENSWDKQYDLTLALYVEATDAAYLNTNFEEMERLAEVVLCNAKTLLDTIKIYEVKIQAYMAQNQPLQALEIVLPVVKSLGVNFPDKLSQSNIWIGLLKTKISLVGHRIEDLIDLPTMTNSYKMAAIDLLSQVRVAAYLTSPPLYSLIVFEEINLLIKYGNTFDSAFVYAAYGMILCGVVGDIDSGYRFGQLAMKTLDKFNMTRKKNRAMHVINSFIKNWKEHGNRTLEPLIEAYKRGKENGDFEFCGYSAFMYSFNAYCVGENLRKLEQQICSYSQTMNQLKQQTIFNYLQILHRTISQLMDESEDKCSCQFLGEFYNEEKMLPLHLEANDKTAICNIYFHKMILCYLFHNYHEAVKNAEIAQKYLGSATASLLVPLFYLYDSLARLAVFKDVAESKQKFLLKQVTNNQKKMKKWADHAPMNYLHKFYLVEAERDRVLGKNREAREYYDRAIALAHEHEYINEEALAYELAAKFYIDRNQDHLARHYLQDAHYAYQLWGATAKVKDLEAEYPQFLSQAHKTDLKTTLSTSTTGQNISYVLDLLSVLKGTQTISGEIILHNLLAKLMKIVIENAGAQKGFLILHSQTKSLNEEDNWVIEATGSADSDEVTILQSIPINSVNTHNLHPFLSTAIINYVARTRENVVLNDALHEGQFTRDRYILTAQSKSILCTPLLYKAKLSGILYLENNLTTGAFTPERVEVLRILSAQAAISIENSRLYEQLEDHSRTLEQKVKQRTQQLQQKNQELANLLQKLKATQSQIIAQEKLASLGALTAGIAHEIKNPLNFVNNFAELSVELTQELLEEISSQKDRLDPESRENIEEILNDLKQNAKKINEHGTRADNIVRGMLMHSRGQTGDRQLTDINALLAEAISLTYHGMRAKNPSFNMNIETEYDDKLGKLNVVPQSMSRAFINIIHNACYAACKKKKRLYVDVEHEAEGFSPILFVRTKDLGEEVEIHIRDNGEGIPQKALDKIFNPFFTTKPPGEGTGLGLSITHDIIVQQHQGNIRVETEMGSYTKFIITLPKVVP
- a CDS encoding TrmH family RNA methyltransferase, producing the protein MLTSLQNSLVKQIRKLHSSKERHQQQLFLVEGTHLLEEACAANYPLEAVCSTPEWQDSHGVLWQKACDICERAEIVSEEVLKAIATTVQPDGVVATAKRSDRFGEVPFTGIVLALETVQDPGNLGTIIRTAAAAGASGLWLSEDSVDLDNPKVLRASAGQWFRLAMAMSPDLKTTVQQSREAGMQVVATLPSATLTYWDVDWRKPSLILLGNEGAGLSKELTAVADLQVKIPLSPGVESVNVAITAALMLYEAQRQIFKS
- a CDS encoding AAA-like domain-containing protein → MPPKILVVDDEPDLEILLCQAFRKKIRQKQFQLIFAQNGLEALEKLQAEPDIDIVLTDVYMPEMDGLTLLTKLNELYPIIKAVIISAYGDIENIRTAMNRGAFDFLTKPINFQDLEITTNKTLQHVQRIKAAHEQERLAQHAQAELLTRLQQEVTERQRAEEALRESERKLTQFLEAVPVGIFVIDANGQRYYTNKKAQQILGKSIVPEVQVSEFPKIYQAYVAGTNQLYPFEEQPILRAFNGESVTVDDIVLQQADKMVPIEVSATPIYDDKGKIIYAIAAFTDITQRKHAEDERIHFTQELAHKNTALHQAKDALAQSNSTLEEKVEERTRQLSQTLEILKATQAELVFENALLRSAEQSSTFDYQVGGSLPMNAPTYVVRAADRLLYQALKRGEFCYILNARQMGKSSLMVCMMHRLQQEGFTCAAIDITRLGSENVTPAQWYKGFAVELWQNFNLFGKVNLKAWWNEQKDLSSIQCLSRFIEEIILAQVESEKIFIFVDEIDTVLGLNFPVNDFFALIRFCFNQRGINPEYQRLTFALFGVATPSDLITDLQRTPFNIGQAIQLNGFQIHEAQPLLYGLTEKVSNPQIVLKEVLAWTNGQPFLTQKLCKFIRRCSSPIPTNGEAQWVENLVRNYVIKNWESQDEPEHLRTIRDRLCRCAERNRILNTKLKSSHLLKLYRQILSQQEVVSVDSPEEKELLLSGLVVKQQGVLKVQNPIYQSIFDHTWISEHL
- the murA gene encoding UDP-N-acetylglucosamine 1-carboxyvinyltransferase; translated protein: MEGKFIIPSGGLPDAKSSSTADSSVLQIWGGHPLQGHVKISGAKNSALVIMAGALLCSGECRLRNVPLLADVTRIGEVLSALGVGLKQTGDILEVDAREIKTSKAPYELVTQLRASFFAIGPMLARLGVAQMPLPGGCAIGTRPVDLHVRGLQAMGAEVQIEHGICNAYVPGTSRRLKGAKIYLDIASVGATETLMMAATLADGETIIENAAREPEVVDLANFCIAMGANIHGAGTSKITIVGVPQLHSTEYTIIPDRIEAGTFLVAAAITRSELTLSPVIPEHLTPIITKLQDIGVRIIEEGPNCLRTLRAETLRATDIETLPHPGFPTDMQAPFMALLALAEGDSLINESVFENRLRHASELNRLGADIRIKGNVAFVRGVPMLSGAPVLGTDLRASAALVLAGLAAEGKTIVQGLQHLDRGYDRLDAKLEQLGARIQRVPVANVNAEVASTPIEPQAQISI
- a CDS encoding response regulator, producing MKIMVVDDEQDVQFLFEQKFRRELKKNLISLDFTLSAEEALKKIQSQTKLIECLSLILADINMPGMNGLQLLKIIKQNFPNLKVFIITAYDDEDNYLIAKKYGADEYITKPIQFDKLKEKIFSA